The sequence AGAATGTTACGCTATAGTTTTTCAACAGATATAAATAATATATAAGAAGAACATTCAAGAGAAATAGTTGCATTAATCCTAAAAAATATTAAACTATATTTATACACATAAAAATAACGGCGAGATTCCCGAGCGGCCAAAGGGGACGGACTGTAAATCCGTTGGCAATGCCTTCGTAGGTTCGAATCCTACTCTCGCCACCACAAAAACTTATTTGCTATAACAAATAAGTTGTGGTAGAGTGTAAAAGTATACTAGCTAAATGCTAGCGGGAATAGCTCAATTGGTAGAGTGGCAGCCTTCCAAGCTGTAGGTTGCGGGTTCGAGTCCCGTTTCCCGCTCCAAATAGATGTGCTGGCGTAGCTCAGCTGGTAGAGCAACTGATTTGTAATCAGTAGGTCGCTGGTTCAAATCCAGTCGCCAGCTCCAGAAATTAAGCAAATTGTTTTTTGCTTAATTTTAGGCTATAATTATATATAGCTTTGCAGTGGGACACACTGTTTGTTGAGGGAACTGGAACTAGCCCGATGAAACAAAAACTACTTATACTCTAAGTAGATGTCAAAGTCAGTAGATTATGCCATGTTGCCCACGTAGCTCAGTTGGTTAGAGCACTTCCTTGGTAAGGGAGAGGTCACCGGTTCAAATCCGGTTGTGGGCTCCAGTAAGGCTTTCATTATTATCATTGTTGTTAAAACGTAGGTTGTTATGGCAAAAAATAGAGTAACGACTCATTTGGCATGTGAAACCTGTAAAGAAAGAAACTATACACAGGTTCTGGCTAAAAAGCGTACAGTTGGCTCATTAAAACTAGCTAAATATTGTTCGCGCTGTCGTAAGCATCATATGCACAAAGAGACAAAATAAGGTGAAGGCCAGTAGCTCTAACGGCAGAGCGGCAGACTCCAAATCTGCGGGTTGGGGGTTCGAATCCCTCCTGGCCTGCCAAGTATCCCAGCATTTTAAAAAAAGGTTACGTTTCAGTACGTGGGTGGTGCAATGAATCAAATTTCGCAGTTTCTAAAAGAAGTAAAAGTTGAATTGTCGCGTGTTGAATGGCCGAAATTAGACGAATGGGTAGGAGCTACTGCGGTAACTCTTATTTTAGTTGTCTTTTTTGCTATTTTTTTAGGTCTTGTCGATAGAGTAAACAGCTGGCTTATTTTTAATAAGATTTTTAGCTACACACAAAGGTAAGAGCCGATATTAAGGCTGATCACACATGAAAAGATGGTATGTTGTCCAGTTATATGCTGGATATGAAAATATAGTAAAAGCTGACTTGCTTAAGCGCATTGAAGAAAAAGCGCTCCAAGAATTCTTTGGTGAAGTGTTAATTCCTTCAGCAAAAATGAAACAGTTCTTTAACGCAAGCGACTCGCTACAAGACCAGCAACTTTTTCCTGGCTACATGCTTATACAAATGGAAGCAACTCCAGAAGCAATACGGTTAGTAACTACTACGCCCCGTATATCGCGCTTTTTAGGAGGAAGGGATCCTGTTCCTTTATCAACCAAAGAAATAGATCGAGTTCTAGCTCAAATACGCGGAGAAATGGTCGTATCAGGCGAGAAGCATCAGTTTGAAGTTGGTAAAGAAGTAGAAATTAAAGAAGGTCCTTTTGCGAGCTTTGTAGGAATTATAGAATCGATATATGAAGAAAGCGAAAAGCTTACTGTTATGGTAAGTATTTTCGGCAGAATGACACCGGTTGAATTAACATTTGATCAAGTTAAACGCTAAACAGTTAGGGTGACTATGAGCAAAGAGATAAAAGCGAAGATTCGCTTATTGATACCGGGAGGCGCGGCGACGCCGGCACCACCAGTGGGTGCTGCCTTAGGGCAACAAGGGGTAAATATAATGGAATTTTGTAAGCAGTTTAATGCTAAAACTGCTGATAAAAAAGGCCAAACTATTCCTGTTCTCATAACGGTTTACAGAGATAAAAAATTTGACTTTGTAATAAAGACGCCGCCTACTTCCGAGTTGATCAAAAAAAAGATAAACATCACAAAAGGTGTTTCTAAACATAAGTCTGAAAAAGCTGGAACTATCTCGATGAAAGAAATCGAAGAGATAGCAAAAGTGAAAATGGCAGACCTTAATGCCCTTGATATCGAGCAAGCAAAAAAGATTATTGCTGGAAGTGCTCGAAGCATGGGCGTTGAAGTAACGGAGTAAAAGGGCGCATCTTTATGTCAAAACATGGTAAAAAATATTTAGAAGCTAAAAAACAGGTTGCACCTGATAAAGTATTTCAGCTTCTAGATGGTATCAAAAAAGTTAAAGAATTAGCACATGCCCGCTTTGATGAATCGGTTGACGTTAACATTAACGTCGGCATTGATCCATCAAAAGGAGACCAAGTTGTGCGTGGTTCTGTCTTGTTACCTCACGGTACAGGTAAAGTAGTTAAAATTGCAGTATTTGCAAAAGGTGACTACGCAGAGGCTGCACAAAAAGCAGGAGCAGATTACGTTGGTGCTGAAGATCTTATTGAAAAGATTGAAGGTGGCTGGCTTGATTTTAACTACGCTGTTGCTACTCCAGACTTAATGGGACTTGTAGGAAAAGTAGCTAAAATTCTTGGGCCTCGTGGGCTATTACCAAATAAAAAGACCGGTACCGTGTCATTTGATACAGCAGCAGTTGTAACAGATCTTAAAAAAGGTCGTCTTTTCTTTAAAAACGACAAAAACGGTATAGTTCATTTTT is a genomic window of Candidatus Dependentiae bacterium containing:
- the rpmG gene encoding 50S ribosomal protein L33, translated to MAKNRVTTHLACETCKERNYTQVLAKKRTVGSLKLAKYCSRCRKHHMHKETK
- the secE gene encoding preprotein translocase subunit SecE encodes the protein MNQISQFLKEVKVELSRVEWPKLDEWVGATAVTLILVVFFAIFLGLVDRVNSWLIFNKIFSYTQR
- the nusG gene encoding transcription termination/antitermination factor NusG translates to MKRWYVVQLYAGYENIVKADLLKRIEEKALQEFFGEVLIPSAKMKQFFNASDSLQDQQLFPGYMLIQMEATPEAIRLVTTTPRISRFLGGRDPVPLSTKEIDRVLAQIRGEMVVSGEKHQFEVGKEVEIKEGPFASFVGIIESIYEESEKLTVMVSIFGRMTPVELTFDQVKR
- the rplK gene encoding 50S ribosomal protein L11; amino-acid sequence: MSKEIKAKIRLLIPGGAATPAPPVGAALGQQGVNIMEFCKQFNAKTADKKGQTIPVLITVYRDKKFDFVIKTPPTSELIKKKINITKGVSKHKSEKAGTISMKEIEEIAKVKMADLNALDIEQAKKIIAGSARSMGVEVTE
- a CDS encoding 50S ribosomal protein L1; this encodes MSKHGKKYLEAKKQVAPDKVFQLLDGIKKVKELAHARFDESVDVNINVGIDPSKGDQVVRGSVLLPHGTGKVVKIAVFAKGDYAEAAQKAGADYVGAEDLIEKIEGGWLDFNYAVATPDLMGLVGKVAKILGPRGLLPNKKTGTVSFDTAAVVTDLKKGRLFFKNDKNGIVHFSFGRVSFEPQKLYDNLVTFARALASSKPASSKGKFIRKMTISSTMGVGIPVNQDELS